The Larimichthys crocea isolate SSNF chromosome XI, L_crocea_2.0, whole genome shotgun sequence genome has a segment encoding these proteins:
- the pgm3 gene encoding phosphoacetylglucosamine mutase isoform X2 — protein sequence MNVALHNSYRDEEEKEEVNLESRKVHMMAHFQDVSKQSSLHPKPAELVSQYGTAGFRANAKLLDHIMFRMGLLAALRSKKTKATIGVMVTASHNPEEDNGVKLIDPMGEMLLQTWESYATQLANAEQEDLLTALKDVIEKEAINMSQEANVFVGKDTRSSSSSLSQAVLDGVAALGGHSKDYGLVTTPQLHYMVRCQNTQGKYGEATVEGYYKKLCQAFIQLINNASNCTDDQKHLSVDGANGIGALKVHEMESHLKKELLISLFNDGSKGKLNHQCGADFVKVQQKPPTGIEINPGERGCSFDGDADRIVYYYTDSDGRFHLLDGDKIATLISTFLKELLTQASLDLKIAVVQTAYANGSSTHYLENTMKVTVVCTKTGVKHLHHAAQEFDIGVYFEANGHGTVLFSEAAEEKIQQLAENPGTDDERKRAALLLQNTVNVINQTVGDAISDMLLIEAILAIKGMTIQQWDAMYTDLPNRQLKVKVSDRRVIDTTDAERRAVSPAGLQEAIDSLVKKYKQARSFVRPSGTEDVVRVYAEAEAQESTDALAHEVSLAVYRLAGGVGDEPKPLH from the exons atgaacGTGGCACTTCACAACAGTTAcagggacgaggaggagaaggaggaagtgaACTTGGAATCCAGAAAAGTGCACA TGATGGCCCACTTTCAGGATGTTTCAAAGCAGTCCAGCCTGCACCCTAAGCCCGCAGAGCTGGTTTCGCAGTATGGCACAGCTGGATTCAGGGCCAACGCCAAACTACTGGATCATATCATGTTCAGGATGGGACTGCTGGCCGCTCTTCGCTCCAAAAAGACCAAAGCCACCATCGGAGTTATGGTCACTGCATCACACAACCCAGAG GAAGACAACGGGGTGAAGCTGATTGACCCCATGGGGGAGATGCTGCTACAGACATGGGAGAGCTACGCCACCCAGCTGGCCAACGCTGAGCAGGAAGATTTGCTCACTGCTCTGAAGGATGTTATAGAGAAGGAGGCCATAAACATGAGCCAGGAGGCTAACGTGTTTGTGGGCAAAGACACAAG AAGCAGCAGTTCCAGCCTTTCACAGGCAGTATTGGACGGAGTAGCTGCACTTGGTGGTCACAGCAAAG ACTATGGTTTGGTGACCACGCCACAGCTCCACTACATGGTTCGCTGTCAGAACACACAGGGTAAATATGGAGAAGCCACAGTGGAAGGATACTATAAGAAACTCTGCCAAGCTTTTATTCAGCTCATAAACAAT GCGTCTAATTGTACAGATGACCAGAAGCACCTCTCTGTGGATGGTGCTAATGGTATCGGGGCTCTAAAGGTACATGAGATGGAGAGTCACCTGAAAAAGGAGCTGCTTATATCGCTGTTCAACGATGGCAGTAAAGGAAAGCTCAATCACCAGTGTGGGGCTGACTTTGTCAAAGTGCAGCAAAAACCTCCAACAG gCATTGAAATTAACCCAGGGGAGCGTGGCTGTTCGTTTGATGGTGATGCTGACCGAATCGTTTACTATTACACTGACTCTGACGGACGGTTTCACCTGCTGGATGGAGACAAAATCGCCACTCTCATCAGCACCTTCCTTAAGGAGCTGCTCACACAG GCCAGTTTAGACTTGAAGATAGCAGTGGTGCAAACTGCATATGCCAACGGGAGCTCAACACACTACCTGGAAAACACTATGAAG GTAACAGTCGTGTGTACTAAAACTGGAGTGAAGCACCTTCATCATGCAGCGCAGGAGTTTGATATTGGCGTGTACTTCGAGGCCAATGGTCATGGAACT GTGTTGTTCAGTGAGGCGGCTGAAGAGAAAATCCAGCAGCTAGCGGAGAACCCCGGCACCGACGACGAGAGGAAGAGAgcggctctgctgctgcagaacaCTGTGAATGTCATCAACCAG ACTGTAGGTGATGCCATTTCTGACATGCTGCTGATTGAAGCCATATTAGCCATCAAGGGTATGACTATCCAGCAGTGGGACGCCATGTACACTGATCTGCCAAACAGGCAGCTCAAAGTCAAG GTGTCAGACCGCAGGGTGATAGACACAACAGATGCGGAGAGACGGGCAGTGAGCCCAGCTGGACTTCAGGAGGCCATTGACAGTTTAGTGAAGAAGTACAAACAGGCTCGCTCCTTCGTGAGACCCTCTGGGACAGAGGATGTGGTGAGAGTTTACGCTGAGGCAGAAGCACAG gaGAGCACTGATGCCCTGGCTCATGAAGTTAGCCTGGCAGTTTACCGTCTTGCTGGGGGAGTGGGTGATGAACCCAAACCATTGCACTAA
- the pgm3 gene encoding phosphoacetylglucosamine mutase isoform X1, producing MNVALHNSYRDEEEKEEVNLESRKVHMMAHFQDVSKQSSLHPKPAELVSQYGTAGFRANAKLLDHIMFRMGLLAALRSKKTKATIGVMVTASHNPEEDNGVKLIDPMGEMLLQTWESYATQLANAEQEDLLTALKDVIEKEAINMSQEANVFVGKDTRSSSSSLSQAVLDGVAALGGHSKDYGLVTTPQLHYMVRCQNTQGKYGEATVEGYYKKLCQAFIQLINNKASNCTDDQKHLSVDGANGIGALKVHEMESHLKKELLISLFNDGSKGKLNHQCGADFVKVQQKPPTGIEINPGERGCSFDGDADRIVYYYTDSDGRFHLLDGDKIATLISTFLKELLTQASLDLKIAVVQTAYANGSSTHYLENTMKVTVVCTKTGVKHLHHAAQEFDIGVYFEANGHGTVLFSEAAEEKIQQLAENPGTDDERKRAALLLQNTVNVINQTVGDAISDMLLIEAILAIKGMTIQQWDAMYTDLPNRQLKVKVSDRRVIDTTDAERRAVSPAGLQEAIDSLVKKYKQARSFVRPSGTEDVVRVYAEAEAQESTDALAHEVSLAVYRLAGGVGDEPKPLH from the exons atgaacGTGGCACTTCACAACAGTTAcagggacgaggaggagaaggaggaagtgaACTTGGAATCCAGAAAAGTGCACA TGATGGCCCACTTTCAGGATGTTTCAAAGCAGTCCAGCCTGCACCCTAAGCCCGCAGAGCTGGTTTCGCAGTATGGCACAGCTGGATTCAGGGCCAACGCCAAACTACTGGATCATATCATGTTCAGGATGGGACTGCTGGCCGCTCTTCGCTCCAAAAAGACCAAAGCCACCATCGGAGTTATGGTCACTGCATCACACAACCCAGAG GAAGACAACGGGGTGAAGCTGATTGACCCCATGGGGGAGATGCTGCTACAGACATGGGAGAGCTACGCCACCCAGCTGGCCAACGCTGAGCAGGAAGATTTGCTCACTGCTCTGAAGGATGTTATAGAGAAGGAGGCCATAAACATGAGCCAGGAGGCTAACGTGTTTGTGGGCAAAGACACAAG AAGCAGCAGTTCCAGCCTTTCACAGGCAGTATTGGACGGAGTAGCTGCACTTGGTGGTCACAGCAAAG ACTATGGTTTGGTGACCACGCCACAGCTCCACTACATGGTTCGCTGTCAGAACACACAGGGTAAATATGGAGAAGCCACAGTGGAAGGATACTATAAGAAACTCTGCCAAGCTTTTATTCAGCTCATAAACAAT aAGGCGTCTAATTGTACAGATGACCAGAAGCACCTCTCTGTGGATGGTGCTAATGGTATCGGGGCTCTAAAGGTACATGAGATGGAGAGTCACCTGAAAAAGGAGCTGCTTATATCGCTGTTCAACGATGGCAGTAAAGGAAAGCTCAATCACCAGTGTGGGGCTGACTTTGTCAAAGTGCAGCAAAAACCTCCAACAG gCATTGAAATTAACCCAGGGGAGCGTGGCTGTTCGTTTGATGGTGATGCTGACCGAATCGTTTACTATTACACTGACTCTGACGGACGGTTTCACCTGCTGGATGGAGACAAAATCGCCACTCTCATCAGCACCTTCCTTAAGGAGCTGCTCACACAG GCCAGTTTAGACTTGAAGATAGCAGTGGTGCAAACTGCATATGCCAACGGGAGCTCAACACACTACCTGGAAAACACTATGAAG GTAACAGTCGTGTGTACTAAAACTGGAGTGAAGCACCTTCATCATGCAGCGCAGGAGTTTGATATTGGCGTGTACTTCGAGGCCAATGGTCATGGAACT GTGTTGTTCAGTGAGGCGGCTGAAGAGAAAATCCAGCAGCTAGCGGAGAACCCCGGCACCGACGACGAGAGGAAGAGAgcggctctgctgctgcagaacaCTGTGAATGTCATCAACCAG ACTGTAGGTGATGCCATTTCTGACATGCTGCTGATTGAAGCCATATTAGCCATCAAGGGTATGACTATCCAGCAGTGGGACGCCATGTACACTGATCTGCCAAACAGGCAGCTCAAAGTCAAG GTGTCAGACCGCAGGGTGATAGACACAACAGATGCGGAGAGACGGGCAGTGAGCCCAGCTGGACTTCAGGAGGCCATTGACAGTTTAGTGAAGAAGTACAAACAGGCTCGCTCCTTCGTGAGACCCTCTGGGACAGAGGATGTGGTGAGAGTTTACGCTGAGGCAGAAGCACAG gaGAGCACTGATGCCCTGGCTCATGAAGTTAGCCTGGCAGTTTACCGTCTTGCTGGGGGAGTGGGTGATGAACCCAAACCATTGCACTAA